In Archocentrus centrarchus isolate MPI-CPG fArcCen1 chromosome 16, fArcCen1, whole genome shotgun sequence, a single window of DNA contains:
- the tmem67 gene encoding meckelin isoform X2, whose translation MATETLLFVVSRHKVPVSLFILMYIDLLRCQPFTIPFRAPSDCGAEEFFDISSVSCVMCGPNQRRSTTGLSCICQIGYKTVTTDKASISCEKCLSDKPAVTKDGFGCIRCPGGLSVEGTCQCPPGDVLVEREINGTFLEKARCETCDEDSPALSVPNSSGDRCERCLAAYVNTSCACKSPNVQSGGLCFPPGILSTSVNPTVTYSQLKFSVQSAWFLQNLYSSSTACLGFSNLTACQALGNMCVMNMHSFSSASTDACGLFNTIFRSMAALSSTQGISYWRANLPWLYYGDEPGLASRVLQTDPIPTRFSFRGKNKNTDVRLLAAVYSVRGGFLRWEQVGGQNLQLCPQPKTKQAAAFSFGTAYKESCDLSVAELFATHPEPLFYDVFLDLGGENRKLLPLPTLVQNQQYNGRFINQENMNNWYLSRRMFLVDTLSGREKSTSSQPKVIRVVSSVKIRFQLVPRTQEGQVFPPLMTVTYTDVPITDINTQTVSTTFAVEYEMDQKEARLKTDTALGVLGGVAVLYSLLKTISWKRRIASSFIDLETVGKFLLFYAGDLANVFFAVTVGTGLYWLIFYKAQQFVSVLLPLPAQEEQFVTYIGCAFALKAVQFLHKLVLQVTIDIFLIDWERPRSKTSRSVQASGESKRDASPVSIWRTYFVANEWNEIQTIRKINPTFQVMAVLFFLEVLGFSNLALRDPWSNLQRSSEEYTPSYSLTLRYGLAATLWLCIGLLQVIFFTVFYAHFVEDKIRQFVDLCSISNISVLILSHRCFGYYIHGRSVHGHADTNMEEMNNNLKREAESLCGQRGLLPNTEVQTFQVSLTHSLRSRYDNIQESIRKRNRPSRLTDASLPSSLEPHFRAYRNMNHFLGSVIDHAYPDMDYLVKDKLMFESVIGMEFLEPTEKSIFYNDEAHTFSNVLYYGNEATLLIFDTLFFCVVDLGSQSFVLAAVLTYVQQVIFRLLRNSLGQKNLVNKTMVDERFLI comes from the exons ATGGCGACCGAGACGCTACTGTTCGTCGTTAGCAGACATAAAGTACCCGTCtcgttatttattttaatgtacatCGACCTGCTCCGGTGCCAGCCGTTCACGATTCCCTTTAGGGCTCCCTCGGACTGTGGAGCGGAAGAGTTTTTCGATATCTCGAGTGTGTCGTGTGTGATGTGCGGTCCAAATCAGCGGCGGAGCACAACAG gGCTGAGCTGCATTTGCCAGATTGGCTACAAAACTGTTACCACTGATAAAGCATCCATTTCTTGTGAGAAATGTCTCTCAGACAAACCG GCCGTAACAAAAGATGGGTTTGGTTGTATTCGTTGTCCAGGTGGCCTCAGTGTTGAGGGAACGTGCCAGTGTCCACCTGGCGATGTCCTGG tgGAAAGAGAAATCAATGGAACCTTCTTGGAAAAGGCCAGGTGTGAAACGTGTGATGAAGACAGCCCTGCTTTGTCCGTACCAAACAGCAGTGGAGACAG GTGTGAGAGATGTCTGGCTGCCTACGTTAACACCTCCTGTGCATGTAAATCTCCTAATGTCCAG tcagGAGGTTTATGTTTCCCTCCTGGCATCCTCTCCACCAGTGTCAATCCCACTGTCACTTACTCTCAGTTG AAGTTCAGTGTCCAGTCAGCATGGTTCCTGCAAAACCTCTACTCCTCCTCTACAGCTTGCCTT GGTTTCTCCAACCTGACGGCGTGTCAGGCTCTCGGAAACATGTGTGTGATGAACATGCACTCCTTCAGCAGTGCATCCACAGATGCCTGTGGACTCTTCAACACCATCTTCAGATCAATGGCCGCTTTGAGCTCAACCCAAGGCATTTCGTACTG GAGAGCTAATCTGCCGTGGCTTTATTATGGGGATGAACCAGGACTTGCCAGTCGAGTGCTTCAAACTGATCCCATTCCGACTAGGTTTAGTTTCAGAGGTAAAAACAAG aacaCAGATGTCAGGCTGCTTGCCGCTGTCTATAGTGTCAGAGGAGGGTTTCTCAGATGGGAGCAAGTAGGAGGACAAAATTTGCAG CTTTGTCCACAGccaaaaaccaaacaagcagcagcctTCAGCTTTGGAACGGCTTACAAAGAAAGT TGTGATCTCTCAGTAGCAGAGCTGTTTGCCACCCATCCCGAGCCATTGTTCTATGATGTTTTCCTGGATCTTggtggagaaaacagaaaacttctCCCCCTGCCCACACTGGTTCAGAACCAGCAATACAATGGACGATTCATCAACCAAG AGAATATGAACAACTGGTACTTGTCTCGACGAATGTTTCTTGTGGACACACTGAGCGGAAGAGAAAAAAGCACAAGTTCTCAGCCTAAAGTTATCCGTGTAGTCAGCAGTGTCAAAATAAG GTTCCAGCTGGTTCCACGAACCCAGGAAGGGCAGGTGTTCCCCCCTCTAATGACTGTGACCTACACAGATGTTCCCATCACAGATATCAATACTCAAACTGTGTCT ACAACCTTTGCTGTGGAGTATGAGATGGATCAGAAGGAGGCTCGCTTAAAGACAGAT ACTGCTCTGGGTGTATTGGGTGGGGTGGCTGTGCTCTACTCCCTGCTGAAGACAATCAGCTGGAAGAGGAGGATCGCATCTTCCTTCATTGATCTGGAG ACAGTGGGGAagtttctgttgttttatgCTGGTGACCTGGCCAACGTTTTCTTTGCTGTCACTGTGGGAACTGGACTCTACTGGCTTATCTTTTACAAG GCCCAACAGTTTGTGTCAGTCCTGCTACCACTGCCGGCTCAGGAGGAGCAGTTTGTGACGTACATCGGATGCGCCTTTGCTCTAAAG GCTGTCCAGTTTCTCCATAAGCTGGTCCTGCAGGTGACGATTGATATATTTCTCATCGACTGGGAGAGGCCACGAAGTAAAACTAGCAGATCTGTGCAAG CAAGTGGCGAGTCAAAACGTGACGCCTCTCCGGTCAGCATATGGAGGACTTACTTTGTGGCCAATGAATGGAACGAGATTCAGACCATCCGCAAAATCAACCCGACTTTTCAAGTCATGGCTGTGCTCTTCTTTCTTGAA GTGCTGGGTTTCTCTAACCTGGCCTTGAGGGACCCCTGGTCAAATTTACAGCGCTCCTCCGAGGAATACACCCCCTCGTACAGCCTGACGCTGCGCTACGGTCTGGCAGCCACACTGTGGCTCTGCATTGGACTTCTGCAG GTGAttttcttcactgtgttttaTGCACACTTTGTGGAGGACAAAATCCGTCAGTTTGTAGATCTCTGCTCCATCAGTAAT atttctgtGCTAATTTTATCACATCGCTGCTTTGGCTACTACATTCATGGGCGTTCAGTTCATGGTCATGCAGATACAAACATGGAAGAAATGAACAACAATCTGAAGAGAGAAGCT gAGTCACTGTGTGGTCAGAGGGGTTTACTCCCCAACACAGAAGTCCAGACCTTTCAGgtgtctctcactcactctctcaggTCACGGTATGACAACATACAGGAGTCAATCAGAAAG AGGAACCGGCCATCGCGGCTCACAGACGCATCCCTGCCCAGCTCGCTTGAGCCACACTTCAGAGCTTACCGCAACATGAACCACTTCCTGGGATCTGTTATAGATCAC GCCTACCCTGACATGGACTACCTAGTGAAGGACAAGCTGATGTTTGAGAGTGTCATAGGAATGGAGTTCCTTGAACCCACTGAGAAAAGCATCTTTTACAATG ACGAGGCACACACCTTCAGTAATGTGCTGTATTACGGAAACGAGGCCACACTGCTGATCTTTGACACCTTGTTCTTCTGTGTCGTCGACCTCGGATCCCAGAGCTTTGTGCTCGCTGCCGTGCTTACATACGTGCAGCAAGTG ATATTTCGCTTGTTACGTAACAGTTTGGGACAAAAGAACCTCGTCAACAAGACTATGGTGGATGAGAGATTTCTAATATAA
- the rbm12ba gene encoding RNA binding motif protein 12Ba isoform X1, with protein MRLHGSKAELYTAGSKARPRIQHPRYHLIWCDKMTIILRLEGLNVQAGIEDLRAFFDSLRIPEGGVCIVGGRRQEAFIAFSTERDAQLAMRRTGNVLKGSKVTLHISKMEELEHRLETVLKQKKKKKASRHCTRRPTTHAAANLTCLNVRPHDNTTNLSPSSAYPINPDTSDVLPVNAEHVYLRTADIQTSNTQSLDPSAAFILGICTVLQGLQSSHQRDVSNAEPTGDFPSADSTAVVGEEVRTPEKTLNSEPGYVRLFGLPATTTKDDICHFFRGLTVQEAIVNVKLGLNHGCLVKFATMEDACAALNFNQQSLGPFCVDVRGACEKIWNSALQECEKAFDGEEIQEHHQYPLKESVNHKQKSALRTKRESVNQLPSKPPKKQKVECESRTPAVEYIVMVSNLPKKMTKTELKLLFSCPNIPQKNVQHLLNKEGNRTDTAFLIFNRIEDFDYAMTLNGCYVGSNTIEVSLITKEMMREKMRKTSLESLRHHLKAQDPRKKPRKCALVDKSEAPPDADLNAKTCLFVRNMPADVQKTEIKSLFSKYKIRKDNIILLCDSEGSGTGEAVIQFKSEKHVALAQRIHGKDFLGTKVLLTPINMMQMKDILVKYI; from the exons ATGCGGTTACATGGTAGTAAAGCAGAACTTTACACAGCTGGTTCAAAAGCTCGACCCAGGATACAACATCCCAg GTATCACTTGATCTGGTGTGACAAAATGACCATAATCCTGCGACTGGAAGGTCTGAATGTCCAGGCGGGTATTGAAGATTTACGGGCTTTCTTTGACTCTTTGCGCATTCCTGAAGGTGGAGTGTGCATAGTGGGAGGAAGACGCCAAGAGGCCTTCATTGCATTCAGCACAGAAAGAGATGCCCAGCTGGCCATGCGGCGCACTGGAAATGTACTCAAAGGGTCTAAAGTGACCCTGCACATAAGCAAAATGGAAGAGCTGGAGCACAGATTAGAAACTGTTttaaagcagaagaagaagaagaaagcctcCCGGCATTGTACCAGGAGACCTACAACACATGCAGCTGCAAATCTCACATGCTTAAATGTGAGGCCTCATGATAATACTACAAATCTTTCACCTTCCTCTGCATACCCCATTAATCCTGATACTTCCGATGTACTGCCTGTGAATGCAGAGCATGTTTATCTCAGAACTGCAGATATACAGACTTCAAATACACAGTCTCTTGATCCCAGTGCTGCCTTTATTCTTGGGATTTGCACCGTTCTTCAAGGTCTTCAGTCATCCCACCAAAGAGATGTCAGTAACGCAGAGCCAACGGGTGATTTTCCAAGTGCTGACAGCACAGCTGTTGTAGGGGAAGAGGTGCGGACACCAGAAAAAACTCTGAATTCAGAGCCAGGCTATGTCAGGCTCTTTGGTCTGCCAGCCACAACTACAAAAGATGATATCTGCCATTTTTTCAGAGGGCTGACTGTACAAGAAGCCATAGTAAATGTGAAGTTGGGACTTAACCATGGCTGTCTTGTGAAGTTTGCAACTATGGAGGATGCATGCGCCGCTCTTAACTTCAACCAGCAGTCACTCGGCCCCTTCTGCGTGGATGTTCGTGGCGCTTGTGAGAAGATATGGAACAGTGCACTGCAGGAATGTGAAAAGGCTTTTGATGGTGAGGAGATCCAGGAACACCACCAGTACCCCCTTAAAGAAAGTGTCAACCACAAGCAAAAATCTGCACTACGGACCAAGAGGGAGTCTGTCAATCAGCTGCCATCTAAACcaccaaaaaagcaaaaagttgAGTGTGAGTCACGAACTCCAGCTGTGGAGTACATTGTTATGGTGAGCAATCTACCCAAGAAGATGACCAAGACtgaattaaaattattatttagctGTCCAAATATTccacaaaaaaatgtacagCATCTACTCAATAAAGAAGGCAACAGAACAGACACCGCTTTCCTCATATTTAATCGGATTGAAGATTTTGACTATGCGATGACACTTAATGGCTGTTACGTGGGCTCCAATACCATTGAGGTCTCATTGATCACAAAGGAGATGATGagagaaaagatgagaaaaacCAGCCTCGAAAGTCTCAGGCATCATCTAAAGGCCCAAGACCCAAGAAAGAAACCAAGGAAATGTGCCCTGGTTGACAAATCTGAGGCGCCACCGGACGCGGACCTTAACGCTAAGACGTGCCTGTTTGTAAGAAACATGCCTGCAGATGTGCAGAAAACTGAAATCAAAAGCCTTTTcagcaaatacaaaataagGAAGGACAACATCATCTTATTGTGTGACAGTGAAGGCAGTGGCACCGGTGAGGCTGTGATTCAGTTTAAGTCAGAGAAACACGTCGCGCTGGCTCAGAGGATTCATGGGAAAGACTTCTTGGGGACAAAAGTGCTTCTGACCCCCATAAACATGATGCAGATGAAGGACATCTTGGTGAAATACATCTGa
- the tmem67 gene encoding meckelin isoform X1, protein MATETLLFVVSRHKVPVSLFILMYIDLLRCQPFTIPFRAPSDCGAEEFFDISSVSCVMCGPNQRRSTTGLSCICQIGYKTVTTDKASISCEKCLSDKPAVTKDGFGCIRCPGGLSVEGTCQCPPGDVLVEREINGTFLEKARCETCDEDSPALSVPNSSGDRCERCLAAYVNTSCACKSPNVQSGGLCFPPGILSTSVNPTVTYSQLKFSVQSAWFLQNLYSSSTACLGFSNLTACQALGNMCVMNMHSFSSASTDACGLFNTIFRSMAALSSTQGISYWRANLPWLYYGDEPGLASRVLQTDPIPTRFSFRGKNKNTDVRLLAAVYSVRGGFLRWEQVGGQNLQLCPQPKTKQAAAFSFGTAYKESCDLSVAELFATHPEPLFYDVFLDLGGENRKLLPLPTLVQNQQYNGRFINQENMNNWYLSRRMFLVDTLSGREKSTSSQPKVIRVVSSVKIRFQLVPRTQEGQVFPPLMTVTYTDVPITDINTQTVSTTFAVEYEMDQKEARLKTDTALGVLGGVAVLYSLLKTISWKRRIASSFIDLETVGKFLLFYAGDLANVFFAVTVGTGLYWLIFYKTLKAQQFVSVLLPLPAQEEQFVTYIGCAFALKAVQFLHKLVLQVTIDIFLIDWERPRSKTSRSVQASGESKRDASPVSIWRTYFVANEWNEIQTIRKINPTFQVMAVLFFLEVLGFSNLALRDPWSNLQRSSEEYTPSYSLTLRYGLAATLWLCIGLLQVIFFTVFYAHFVEDKIRQFVDLCSISNISVLILSHRCFGYYIHGRSVHGHADTNMEEMNNNLKREAESLCGQRGLLPNTEVQTFQVSLTHSLRSRYDNIQESIRKRNRPSRLTDASLPSSLEPHFRAYRNMNHFLGSVIDHAYPDMDYLVKDKLMFESVIGMEFLEPTEKSIFYNDEAHTFSNVLYYGNEATLLIFDTLFFCVVDLGSQSFVLAAVLTYVQQVIFRLLRNSLGQKNLVNKTMVDERFLI, encoded by the exons ATGGCGACCGAGACGCTACTGTTCGTCGTTAGCAGACATAAAGTACCCGTCtcgttatttattttaatgtacatCGACCTGCTCCGGTGCCAGCCGTTCACGATTCCCTTTAGGGCTCCCTCGGACTGTGGAGCGGAAGAGTTTTTCGATATCTCGAGTGTGTCGTGTGTGATGTGCGGTCCAAATCAGCGGCGGAGCACAACAG gGCTGAGCTGCATTTGCCAGATTGGCTACAAAACTGTTACCACTGATAAAGCATCCATTTCTTGTGAGAAATGTCTCTCAGACAAACCG GCCGTAACAAAAGATGGGTTTGGTTGTATTCGTTGTCCAGGTGGCCTCAGTGTTGAGGGAACGTGCCAGTGTCCACCTGGCGATGTCCTGG tgGAAAGAGAAATCAATGGAACCTTCTTGGAAAAGGCCAGGTGTGAAACGTGTGATGAAGACAGCCCTGCTTTGTCCGTACCAAACAGCAGTGGAGACAG GTGTGAGAGATGTCTGGCTGCCTACGTTAACACCTCCTGTGCATGTAAATCTCCTAATGTCCAG tcagGAGGTTTATGTTTCCCTCCTGGCATCCTCTCCACCAGTGTCAATCCCACTGTCACTTACTCTCAGTTG AAGTTCAGTGTCCAGTCAGCATGGTTCCTGCAAAACCTCTACTCCTCCTCTACAGCTTGCCTT GGTTTCTCCAACCTGACGGCGTGTCAGGCTCTCGGAAACATGTGTGTGATGAACATGCACTCCTTCAGCAGTGCATCCACAGATGCCTGTGGACTCTTCAACACCATCTTCAGATCAATGGCCGCTTTGAGCTCAACCCAAGGCATTTCGTACTG GAGAGCTAATCTGCCGTGGCTTTATTATGGGGATGAACCAGGACTTGCCAGTCGAGTGCTTCAAACTGATCCCATTCCGACTAGGTTTAGTTTCAGAGGTAAAAACAAG aacaCAGATGTCAGGCTGCTTGCCGCTGTCTATAGTGTCAGAGGAGGGTTTCTCAGATGGGAGCAAGTAGGAGGACAAAATTTGCAG CTTTGTCCACAGccaaaaaccaaacaagcagcagcctTCAGCTTTGGAACGGCTTACAAAGAAAGT TGTGATCTCTCAGTAGCAGAGCTGTTTGCCACCCATCCCGAGCCATTGTTCTATGATGTTTTCCTGGATCTTggtggagaaaacagaaaacttctCCCCCTGCCCACACTGGTTCAGAACCAGCAATACAATGGACGATTCATCAACCAAG AGAATATGAACAACTGGTACTTGTCTCGACGAATGTTTCTTGTGGACACACTGAGCGGAAGAGAAAAAAGCACAAGTTCTCAGCCTAAAGTTATCCGTGTAGTCAGCAGTGTCAAAATAAG GTTCCAGCTGGTTCCACGAACCCAGGAAGGGCAGGTGTTCCCCCCTCTAATGACTGTGACCTACACAGATGTTCCCATCACAGATATCAATACTCAAACTGTGTCT ACAACCTTTGCTGTGGAGTATGAGATGGATCAGAAGGAGGCTCGCTTAAAGACAGAT ACTGCTCTGGGTGTATTGGGTGGGGTGGCTGTGCTCTACTCCCTGCTGAAGACAATCAGCTGGAAGAGGAGGATCGCATCTTCCTTCATTGATCTGGAG ACAGTGGGGAagtttctgttgttttatgCTGGTGACCTGGCCAACGTTTTCTTTGCTGTCACTGTGGGAACTGGACTCTACTGGCTTATCTTTTACAAG ACATTAAAG GCCCAACAGTTTGTGTCAGTCCTGCTACCACTGCCGGCTCAGGAGGAGCAGTTTGTGACGTACATCGGATGCGCCTTTGCTCTAAAG GCTGTCCAGTTTCTCCATAAGCTGGTCCTGCAGGTGACGATTGATATATTTCTCATCGACTGGGAGAGGCCACGAAGTAAAACTAGCAGATCTGTGCAAG CAAGTGGCGAGTCAAAACGTGACGCCTCTCCGGTCAGCATATGGAGGACTTACTTTGTGGCCAATGAATGGAACGAGATTCAGACCATCCGCAAAATCAACCCGACTTTTCAAGTCATGGCTGTGCTCTTCTTTCTTGAA GTGCTGGGTTTCTCTAACCTGGCCTTGAGGGACCCCTGGTCAAATTTACAGCGCTCCTCCGAGGAATACACCCCCTCGTACAGCCTGACGCTGCGCTACGGTCTGGCAGCCACACTGTGGCTCTGCATTGGACTTCTGCAG GTGAttttcttcactgtgttttaTGCACACTTTGTGGAGGACAAAATCCGTCAGTTTGTAGATCTCTGCTCCATCAGTAAT atttctgtGCTAATTTTATCACATCGCTGCTTTGGCTACTACATTCATGGGCGTTCAGTTCATGGTCATGCAGATACAAACATGGAAGAAATGAACAACAATCTGAAGAGAGAAGCT gAGTCACTGTGTGGTCAGAGGGGTTTACTCCCCAACACAGAAGTCCAGACCTTTCAGgtgtctctcactcactctctcaggTCACGGTATGACAACATACAGGAGTCAATCAGAAAG AGGAACCGGCCATCGCGGCTCACAGACGCATCCCTGCCCAGCTCGCTTGAGCCACACTTCAGAGCTTACCGCAACATGAACCACTTCCTGGGATCTGTTATAGATCAC GCCTACCCTGACATGGACTACCTAGTGAAGGACAAGCTGATGTTTGAGAGTGTCATAGGAATGGAGTTCCTTGAACCCACTGAGAAAAGCATCTTTTACAATG ACGAGGCACACACCTTCAGTAATGTGCTGTATTACGGAAACGAGGCCACACTGCTGATCTTTGACACCTTGTTCTTCTGTGTCGTCGACCTCGGATCCCAGAGCTTTGTGCTCGCTGCCGTGCTTACATACGTGCAGCAAGTG ATATTTCGCTTGTTACGTAACAGTTTGGGACAAAAGAACCTCGTCAACAAGACTATGGTGGATGAGAGATTTCTAATATAA
- the LOC115794267 gene encoding uncharacterized protein LOC115794267 gives METQEPGNQPPPKNGPPNPKRNPKRRQLQHSADIVFSKGSNIHTVPSLSKILKGVTECVIGLQYVWEYRSPSKSVAPHYQCKLCAMASLQHDIIDHVKGWKHCYRYMKKTHPDKITNEEEDAVKDPAIRKSIKEAAAEVEKTEGRGQIKVILREPFDVPAFKGLRSAVPKVAPSPAPGMGQMGPPFGPRFSEPRFPGEFPPDYPVDEFREPNFGGYSSRQDFPDSGMDQGPFMDGMGHGPGGRDGYRRSGLLDEGPNKTFLDEFKGSRMGSSLMNRPGLMGAAPESSSLPHTLLSYLDTFRIENESDAQLVLKVTQKLTDVLMEYRLRSVSSGPNSMSSTDFSSSPPRMQSGGNRYSGPSRYPDGPSRYYK, from the exons ATGGAAACTCAGGAGCCAGGAAACCAGCCTCCACCTAAAAATGGGCCCCCAAATCCAAAGAGGAATCCAAAG AGAAGGCAGCTGCAGCATTCTGCTGATATAG TGTTCTCCAAAGGGTCTAATATCCATACCGTGCCCTCGCTCAGCAAAATCTTGAAGGGGGTCACAGAATGTGTCATTG GCCTTCAGTATGTGTGGGAGTACCGGAGCCCCAGTAAATCCGTCGCACCGCACTATCAGTGCAAACTGTGCGCCATGGCCAGCTTACAGCATGATATTATTGACCATGTGAAAGGCTGGAAACACTGCTACAGATACATG aaaaagaccCACCCTGACAAGATCACCAATGAGGAGGAAGATGCTGTCAAAGACCCTGCTATCAGAAAATCTATTAAGGAAGCCGCTGCCGAAGTGGAAAAGACTGAGGGGAGGGGACAAATCAAG GTGATCCTCAGGGAGCCCTTTGACGTTCCTGCTTTCAAAGGACTCC GATCTGCTGTTCCTAAAGTTGCACCTTCACCAGCTCCAGGGATGGGACAAATGGGGCCACCATTTG GTCCCAGGTTCTCTGAACCAAGGTTCCCAGGAGAGTTTCCTCCTGACTATCCAGTGGACGAATTCAGAGAGCCCAACTTTGGAGGCTACTCCTCCAGGCAAGATTTTCCTGACTCTGGTATGGATCAGGGACCTTTCATGGATGGCATGGGTCATGGTCCAGGTGGAAGAGATGGCTATAGAAGGAGTGGACTGCTGGATGAAGGTCCAAACAAAACGTTCCTGGACGAATTCAAGGGCAGTCGGATGGGGAGCAGCTTAATGAACAGGCCAGGTTTAATGGGGGCAGCTCCAGAATCTAGCAGCCTTCCCCATACTTTGCTCTCATACCTG gataCTTTCCGGATAGAGAATGAGAGTGATGCCCAGCTGGTGCTGAAGGTGACACAGAAACTAACAGATGTGCTGATGGAGTACCGACTCAGGAGCGTATCATCA GGGCCAAACAGCATGAGCTCCACAGACTTCTCCTCTTCGCCCCCTAGAATGCAAAGCGGTGGCAACCGATACTCGG gtcCATCCAGGTACCCTGACGGCCCATCCAGATATTACAAATAA
- the rbm12ba gene encoding RNA binding motif protein 12Ba isoform X2, which translates to MTIILRLEGLNVQAGIEDLRAFFDSLRIPEGGVCIVGGRRQEAFIAFSTERDAQLAMRRTGNVLKGSKVTLHISKMEELEHRLETVLKQKKKKKASRHCTRRPTTHAAANLTCLNVRPHDNTTNLSPSSAYPINPDTSDVLPVNAEHVYLRTADIQTSNTQSLDPSAAFILGICTVLQGLQSSHQRDVSNAEPTGDFPSADSTAVVGEEVRTPEKTLNSEPGYVRLFGLPATTTKDDICHFFRGLTVQEAIVNVKLGLNHGCLVKFATMEDACAALNFNQQSLGPFCVDVRGACEKIWNSALQECEKAFDGEEIQEHHQYPLKESVNHKQKSALRTKRESVNQLPSKPPKKQKVECESRTPAVEYIVMVSNLPKKMTKTELKLLFSCPNIPQKNVQHLLNKEGNRTDTAFLIFNRIEDFDYAMTLNGCYVGSNTIEVSLITKEMMREKMRKTSLESLRHHLKAQDPRKKPRKCALVDKSEAPPDADLNAKTCLFVRNMPADVQKTEIKSLFSKYKIRKDNIILLCDSEGSGTGEAVIQFKSEKHVALAQRIHGKDFLGTKVLLTPINMMQMKDILVKYI; encoded by the coding sequence ATGACCATAATCCTGCGACTGGAAGGTCTGAATGTCCAGGCGGGTATTGAAGATTTACGGGCTTTCTTTGACTCTTTGCGCATTCCTGAAGGTGGAGTGTGCATAGTGGGAGGAAGACGCCAAGAGGCCTTCATTGCATTCAGCACAGAAAGAGATGCCCAGCTGGCCATGCGGCGCACTGGAAATGTACTCAAAGGGTCTAAAGTGACCCTGCACATAAGCAAAATGGAAGAGCTGGAGCACAGATTAGAAACTGTTttaaagcagaagaagaagaagaaagcctcCCGGCATTGTACCAGGAGACCTACAACACATGCAGCTGCAAATCTCACATGCTTAAATGTGAGGCCTCATGATAATACTACAAATCTTTCACCTTCCTCTGCATACCCCATTAATCCTGATACTTCCGATGTACTGCCTGTGAATGCAGAGCATGTTTATCTCAGAACTGCAGATATACAGACTTCAAATACACAGTCTCTTGATCCCAGTGCTGCCTTTATTCTTGGGATTTGCACCGTTCTTCAAGGTCTTCAGTCATCCCACCAAAGAGATGTCAGTAACGCAGAGCCAACGGGTGATTTTCCAAGTGCTGACAGCACAGCTGTTGTAGGGGAAGAGGTGCGGACACCAGAAAAAACTCTGAATTCAGAGCCAGGCTATGTCAGGCTCTTTGGTCTGCCAGCCACAACTACAAAAGATGATATCTGCCATTTTTTCAGAGGGCTGACTGTACAAGAAGCCATAGTAAATGTGAAGTTGGGACTTAACCATGGCTGTCTTGTGAAGTTTGCAACTATGGAGGATGCATGCGCCGCTCTTAACTTCAACCAGCAGTCACTCGGCCCCTTCTGCGTGGATGTTCGTGGCGCTTGTGAGAAGATATGGAACAGTGCACTGCAGGAATGTGAAAAGGCTTTTGATGGTGAGGAGATCCAGGAACACCACCAGTACCCCCTTAAAGAAAGTGTCAACCACAAGCAAAAATCTGCACTACGGACCAAGAGGGAGTCTGTCAATCAGCTGCCATCTAAACcaccaaaaaagcaaaaagttgAGTGTGAGTCACGAACTCCAGCTGTGGAGTACATTGTTATGGTGAGCAATCTACCCAAGAAGATGACCAAGACtgaattaaaattattatttagctGTCCAAATATTccacaaaaaaatgtacagCATCTACTCAATAAAGAAGGCAACAGAACAGACACCGCTTTCCTCATATTTAATCGGATTGAAGATTTTGACTATGCGATGACACTTAATGGCTGTTACGTGGGCTCCAATACCATTGAGGTCTCATTGATCACAAAGGAGATGATGagagaaaagatgagaaaaacCAGCCTCGAAAGTCTCAGGCATCATCTAAAGGCCCAAGACCCAAGAAAGAAACCAAGGAAATGTGCCCTGGTTGACAAATCTGAGGCGCCACCGGACGCGGACCTTAACGCTAAGACGTGCCTGTTTGTAAGAAACATGCCTGCAGATGTGCAGAAAACTGAAATCAAAAGCCTTTTcagcaaatacaaaataagGAAGGACAACATCATCTTATTGTGTGACAGTGAAGGCAGTGGCACCGGTGAGGCTGTGATTCAGTTTAAGTCAGAGAAACACGTCGCGCTGGCTCAGAGGATTCATGGGAAAGACTTCTTGGGGACAAAAGTGCTTCTGACCCCCATAAACATGATGCAGATGAAGGACATCTTGGTGAAATACATCTGa